A genome region from Acidobacteriota bacterium includes the following:
- the iolG gene encoding inositol 2-dehydrogenase, translated as MKHTTVGVIGAGRIGRMHAENLTHLVPEAEVRAVASPHLDEDWARELGIPICSTDNATVFGDPQIDAVVIAAPSGLHSELIQEAAASGKHIFCEKPVGFEEGPIEAAIQAASAAGVQLQVGFNRRSDPSILDLVGAVRDGQIGEVHTVRVTNRDPKAPPIDFVKRSGGIFLDFLIHDFDAVRFLSGSEIVEVFATGAVLIDPEIGAAGDIDTATVTARLANGALAVIDASRQAVYGLDQRFEVFGSAGSVAVDNTIPSTRVVSTTGGVVRRTPHDGFVSRYREAFVAELRSFLTAVRENNPVVASAEDALAAVRVAVAARKSFDQNRPVRLTENSPIAGEGTTA; from the coding sequence ATGAAACACACGACGGTCGGTGTCATCGGGGCAGGCCGGATCGGCAGGATGCACGCCGAGAACCTCACCCACCTCGTACCGGAGGCCGAGGTGCGGGCGGTTGCGAGCCCACACCTGGATGAAGACTGGGCCAGAGAGCTCGGGATCCCCATCTGCTCGACCGACAACGCAACGGTCTTCGGCGATCCCCAGATTGATGCGGTCGTCATCGCCGCCCCCTCCGGTCTTCACAGTGAGCTGATCCAGGAGGCCGCAGCATCGGGCAAACATATCTTCTGTGAAAAACCGGTCGGGTTCGAAGAAGGACCGATCGAGGCGGCGATCCAGGCCGCGAGTGCCGCCGGTGTTCAGCTCCAGGTCGGCTTCAACCGCCGCTCCGACCCAAGCATCCTCGACCTCGTCGGAGCGGTTCGTGATGGCCAAATTGGAGAGGTCCACACGGTGCGGGTCACCAATCGTGATCCGAAGGCGCCGCCGATCGATTTCGTGAAGCGGTCGGGCGGGATCTTCCTAGACTTTCTCATCCACGATTTCGACGCCGTTCGATTCCTTTCGGGCTCGGAAATAGTCGAGGTCTTCGCCACCGGCGCCGTGCTCATCGATCCCGAGATCGGCGCCGCCGGCGATATCGACACCGCAACCGTGACCGCGCGTCTGGCCAACGGCGCCCTGGCCGTGATCGATGCCAGCCGGCAGGCGGTCTACGGCCTCGATCAACGATTCGAAGTCTTCGGTTCCGCAGGCAGCGTCGCAGTCGACAACACGATTCCCAGTACTCGCGTGGTCAGCACCACCGGTGGCGTGGTCCGCCGAACGCCTCACGACGGCTTTGTTTCCCGCTATCGGGAGGCTTTCGTTGCCGAACTGCGCAGTTTTCTGACCGCGGTGCGAGAGAACAACCCGGTCGTGGCCAGCGCGGAGGATGCCCTCGCCGCCGTCCGCGTAGCGGTCGCCGCCCGAAAATCATTCGACCAGAATCGGCCCGTCCGGCTGACGGAGAACTCCCCGATCGCCGGCGAAGGGACAACTGCATGA